A genomic region of Natronoarchaeum mannanilyticum contains the following coding sequences:
- a CDS encoding NAD(P)H-dependent oxidoreductase, which translates to MADTPHVVAICGSLRDESHTRTALGVALDGAERAGASTELIDLRELELPVFDADAQDAGDAPELTRRVREADAVLLGTPMYHGSYSSVLKTALDYCGFDEFENETVGLLAVAGGRFPVSALDHLRSVCRALDAWVLPYQAVVPQAYQAIQDGEIVDEELAERAATLGRRVVQYAEIEPDPDSFESEENVGA; encoded by the coding sequence ATGGCCGACACGCCACACGTCGTCGCGATCTGCGGGAGTCTCAGAGACGAGAGCCACACGCGAACGGCGCTCGGCGTCGCGCTCGACGGCGCCGAGCGGGCCGGGGCGTCGACGGAGCTTATCGACCTCCGAGAGCTCGAACTGCCGGTGTTCGACGCCGACGCCCAAGATGCCGGCGACGCGCCGGAACTCACACGGCGCGTCCGCGAGGCCGACGCCGTGTTGCTGGGGACGCCGATGTACCACGGGTCGTACTCCTCGGTGCTGAAGACCGCGCTTGACTACTGCGGGTTCGACGAGTTCGAGAACGAGACGGTCGGGCTGCTGGCGGTCGCCGGCGGCCGATTTCCGGTCTCGGCGCTCGATCACCTTCGGTCGGTCTGCCGGGCGCTCGACGCCTGGGTGCTGCCCTACCAGGCTGTCGTCCCGCAAGCGTATCAGGCGATCCAGGACGGCGAGATCGTCGACGAGGAGCTCGCAGAGCGCGCCGCCACGCTGGGCCGCCGCGTCGTCCAGTACGCCGAGATCGAACCCGACCCGGACTCCTTCGAGAGCGAGGAGAACGTCGGCGCCTGA
- a CDS encoding Lrp/AsnC family transcriptional regulator produces the protein MSDRELDDVDREILHALQEDARGLSSGEIAERTEASSSTVRKRIQRLESEGVLKGYSADIDYQASGYPLRMLLFCTASITERGELIEDVLDIPGVVSVQELVTGEQNLLVTAVGETDDDITPVAQELLDMGLTVADEVLVRSHETTPFDDFSTE, from the coding sequence ATGTCCGACAGGGAGCTCGACGACGTCGACCGGGAGATCCTCCACGCGCTCCAGGAAGACGCCCGGGGGCTGTCGTCCGGCGAGATCGCCGAGCGGACCGAGGCGTCTTCGAGCACGGTGCGCAAGCGCATCCAGCGCCTGGAGTCCGAGGGCGTCCTCAAGGGGTACAGCGCCGACATCGACTACCAGGCGTCGGGCTACCCGCTCCGGATGCTCCTGTTTTGCACGGCGTCGATCACCGAGCGCGGAGAGCTGATCGAGGACGTGCTGGACATTCCGGGCGTCGTCTCGGTCCAGGAGCTCGTGACGGGCGAGCAGAACCTGCTCGTGACCGCGGTCGGCGAGACCGACGACGACATCACGCCGGTCGCACAGGAGCTGCTCGACATGGGTCTGACCGTCGCGGACGAGGTGCTCGTCCGCAGCCACGAGACGACGCCGTTCGACGACTTCTCGACGGAGTGA
- a CDS encoding proton-conducting transporter membrane subunit yields the protein MAGHTRSNDAGQVSKTTTPSRSTFPRASTAAVWTLFVLGLGALALSIRTGTEWTVEGVVRIDGLTALMWVVVTFFSGIVHSYSRRYMAGDARIDGFFARVLAFTLVVMAMTAADHVALFAATWLAMGLLMAGLIGHERDWAQARAAAGVARRHFLASTGLLALGLTVLAWTTGATSITGILGNLGDVPASAALVAGGAIFLAAIVQSALFPFQTWLLSSMTAPTPASALMHAGFVNAGGVLLTRFAPLFADRTAAMSVIVAVGAVSALLGQALLLVQTDIKSELGASTLAQMGFMILQCGLGFFAAAITHLILHGFYKAYLFLSSGATVEQNAPGGHHDDSPDLVGVGVGLLTALGGGVLFALLTGKGTELNSGLVLTIVVVLTTLHATRDVLRRSTLPATVKLVGTPLIVLVAIGTYAATFNAITTLLADVPMTTEPTGLTVVHYAVVAAFAIAYAATTLGWHRKSRRLYVSLVNLSQPDPDTLLTTKEDYNDA from the coding sequence ATGGCTGGCCACACACGCTCGAACGACGCAGGACAGGTCTCGAAGACGACGACGCCGTCGCGTTCGACGTTCCCGCGAGCCTCGACCGCCGCCGTCTGGACGCTCTTCGTCCTCGGTCTGGGGGCGCTCGCCCTGTCGATCCGAACCGGCACCGAGTGGACCGTCGAGGGCGTCGTCCGAATCGACGGGCTGACCGCGCTCATGTGGGTCGTCGTCACGTTCTTCAGCGGCATCGTCCACAGCTACTCGCGGCGCTACATGGCCGGCGACGCCCGCATCGACGGGTTCTTCGCCCGCGTCCTGGCGTTCACGCTCGTCGTGATGGCGATGACGGCGGCCGACCACGTTGCGCTGTTCGCAGCGACGTGGCTGGCGATGGGGCTGCTGATGGCCGGCCTGATCGGCCACGAGCGCGACTGGGCGCAGGCTCGCGCCGCCGCAGGCGTCGCGCGTCGCCACTTCCTCGCCAGCACTGGGCTGCTGGCCCTCGGCCTCACGGTGCTGGCCTGGACGACCGGCGCGACGTCGATCACCGGCATCCTCGGAAATCTCGGCGACGTTCCGGCGTCCGCGGCGCTCGTCGCGGGCGGCGCGATCTTTCTCGCGGCGATCGTCCAGTCGGCGCTGTTCCCGTTCCAGACGTGGCTGCTGTCCTCGATGACCGCGCCGACGCCGGCCTCGGCGCTGATGCACGCCGGGTTCGTCAACGCCGGCGGCGTCCTGCTCACCCGGTTCGCGCCGCTGTTCGCGGACCGCACGGCCGCGATGTCGGTGATCGTCGCGGTCGGCGCCGTCAGCGCTCTGCTCGGCCAGGCGCTGTTGCTCGTTCAGACCGACATCAAGAGCGAGCTCGGCGCCTCGACGCTCGCCCAGATGGGCTTTATGATCCTGCAGTGCGGCCTCGGCTTCTTCGCGGCCGCGATCACCCACCTGATCCTGCACGGCTTCTACAAGGCGTACCTGTTCCTGTCATCGGGCGCGACCGTCGAGCAGAACGCGCCGGGCGGCCACCACGACGACTCGCCCGACCTGGTCGGTGTCGGCGTCGGACTGCTGACGGCGCTGGGCGGCGGCGTCCTGTTCGCCCTGCTGACCGGCAAGGGAACCGAACTGAACAGCGGCCTCGTGCTGACGATCGTCGTCGTCCTGACGACGCTGCACGCCACCCGCGACGTGCTGCGCCGGTCGACGCTGCCGGCGACGGTCAAGCTCGTCGGGACGCCGCTGATCGTGCTGGTCGCGATCGGCACGTACGCCGCGACGTTCAACGCCATCACGACGCTGCTCGCTGACGTCCCGATGACGACGGAGCCGACGGGGCTGACGGTCGTCCACTACGCCGTCGTCGCCGCGTTCGCGATCGCGTACGCCGCGACGACGCTAGGCTGGCACCGCAAGAGCAGGCGCCTGTACGTCTCGCTCGTCAATCTCTCGCAGCCGGATCCGGACACGCTGCTCACCACCAAGGAGGATTACAATGACGCTTGA
- a CDS encoding DUF2309 domain-containing protein has protein sequence MTLEEEYLDDSIERAAEAVGSVWPLHSFVTANPLAGFEDRPFEEAVAEANDLFGGRGYPDPATFRRAWEDGRIDPDVLRSVLDDHGVDDEPSELLDEMAADASETSDGTDADPATETVDRILTKWLAKFLDEGLAHWSMPNRSEGFYAAWRQMAPLDDEIPNCGDSSDLPETPTAAIEAALSEVPQGRWEPVFERHLAALPGWTGFLKQRADADGDPWQSAHPISLTEYLAVRLTLADLLDAPIEADEPEDGVDPSEGGSNDEPTLADLWLTAWEESYRRRLLDDVERSLDGSGAADGTEQGDDRPASQLVFCIDTRSEIIRRHIEAQGHHETHGYAGFFGVPMRYSGYDSDVEIDACPPIVDPEHRIEDRPSDGRHDHAGTYDTWRGLVSASRNHLQALKTNVAAAFTFVEGAGTAYGAAMASRTLAPSAVRDLTGAVDERLPSVAEFCSPTVDRPSDDGEGTHEHAHGDALPRGMTLEEKVEYAKSAFELMGWEQFARLVVFTGHASETTNNPFESSLDCGACAGNPGGPSARVLAAICNDPEVKAALRDEGIDVPEDTVFLAAEHNTTTDEIELFDGEVPESHREDVERLREDLDAAREAATAERAEAMRTGADDSVRETERRAADWAETRPEWGLSGNASFVIGPRDLTEGVDLDGRAFLHSYDWSTDPDGDALEAIVTGPLVVTQWINNQYYFATVDNGVYGSGSKVTHNQVGNVGVYQGNGGDLMSGLPLQSLNLGDEQPYHQPLRLQTVIHAPTERVTEILREHEEVKRLFDNGWIDLSVMDPTKDDDVFHYEGDLEWEPKLPVPVAR, from the coding sequence ATGACGCTTGAAGAGGAGTACCTCGACGACAGCATCGAACGCGCCGCCGAGGCCGTCGGCTCGGTCTGGCCGCTCCACTCGTTCGTCACGGCCAACCCCCTCGCGGGGTTCGAGGACCGCCCGTTCGAGGAGGCGGTCGCCGAGGCGAACGATCTGTTCGGCGGCCGCGGCTACCCCGACCCCGCGACGTTCCGCCGCGCCTGGGAGGACGGCCGGATCGACCCGGACGTGCTGCGCTCGGTGCTGGACGACCACGGCGTCGACGACGAGCCGTCGGAACTTCTGGACGAGATGGCGGCCGACGCGTCCGAGACGAGCGACGGTACCGACGCCGATCCCGCGACCGAGACGGTCGACCGGATCCTGACGAAGTGGCTCGCCAAGTTCCTCGACGAGGGGCTGGCCCACTGGTCGATGCCGAATCGCTCGGAAGGGTTCTACGCCGCGTGGCGGCAGATGGCGCCGCTCGACGACGAGATCCCGAACTGCGGCGATTCCTCGGACCTCCCGGAGACGCCGACGGCGGCGATCGAGGCGGCCCTGTCGGAGGTCCCGCAGGGGCGCTGGGAGCCGGTCTTCGAGCGCCACCTCGCCGCGCTGCCGGGCTGGACGGGGTTCCTCAAGCAGCGTGCTGACGCCGACGGCGACCCGTGGCAGTCGGCCCACCCGATCTCGCTGACCGAGTACCTCGCGGTGCGTCTGACGCTCGCGGATCTGCTCGACGCACCGATCGAGGCGGACGAGCCGGAAGACGGCGTCGACCCGAGCGAGGGGGGATCGAACGACGAGCCGACGCTGGCCGATCTCTGGCTCACCGCATGGGAGGAGAGCTACCGCCGCCGCCTCCTCGACGACGTCGAGCGCTCGCTCGACGGGTCGGGAGCGGCAGACGGAACCGAGCAGGGAGACGATCGCCCCGCCTCCCAGCTCGTGTTCTGCATCGACACGCGCTCGGAGATCATCCGCCGCCACATCGAGGCGCAGGGTCACCACGAGACTCACGGCTACGCGGGCTTTTTCGGCGTCCCGATGCGCTACAGCGGGTACGACTCCGACGTCGAGATCGACGCCTGCCCGCCGATCGTCGACCCCGAACACCGCATCGAGGACCGTCCGTCCGATGGGCGCCACGACCACGCGGGGACGTACGACACGTGGAGGGGGCTGGTGTCCGCGAGCCGGAACCACCTCCAGGCGCTCAAGACCAACGTCGCCGCGGCGTTCACCTTCGTCGAGGGCGCCGGGACCGCCTACGGTGCCGCGATGGCGTCGCGCACGCTCGCGCCCTCGGCCGTCCGCGACCTGACCGGTGCCGTCGACGAGCGGCTCCCCTCGGTGGCCGAGTTCTGCTCGCCGACGGTCGACCGCCCGAGCGACGACGGCGAGGGAACGCACGAACACGCCCACGGCGACGCGCTCCCTCGCGGGATGACGCTGGAGGAAAAGGTCGAGTACGCGAAGTCCGCCTTCGAGCTGATGGGCTGGGAGCAGTTCGCCCGCCTCGTCGTGTTCACCGGCCACGCCAGCGAGACGACGAACAACCCCTTCGAGTCCAGCCTGGATTGCGGCGCCTGCGCCGGCAACCCCGGCGGCCCGAGCGCCCGCGTGCTCGCGGCGATCTGCAACGACCCCGAGGTCAAGGCGGCGCTCCGCGATGAGGGGATCGACGTCCCCGAAGACACCGTCTTCCTCGCCGCGGAACACAACACGACGACCGACGAGATCGAGCTGTTCGACGGGGAGGTACCCGAGAGCCACCGCGAGGACGTCGAGCGCCTGCGCGAGGATCTGGACGCCGCTCGCGAGGCCGCCACCGCCGAGCGCGCCGAGGCGATGCGCACGGGAGCCGACGACAGCGTCCGCGAGACCGAGCGCCGCGCGGCCGACTGGGCCGAGACGCGCCCCGAGTGGGGCCTGTCGGGCAACGCCTCGTTCGTGATCGGGCCGCGCGACCTGACCGAGGGCGTCGACCTCGACGGCCGCGCGTTCCTCCACTCCTACGACTGGTCGACCGATCCCGACGGCGACGCGCTGGAGGCGATCGTGACCGGCCCGCTCGTGGTCACGCAGTGGATCAACAACCAGTACTACTTCGCGACGGTCGACAACGGCGTCTACGGCAGCGGCTCGAAGGTCACCCACAACCAGGTCGGCAACGTCGGCGTCTATCAGGGCAACGGCGGCGACCTGATGAGCGGGCTGCCGCTCCAGTCGCTCAACCTTGGCGACGAACAGCCCTACCACCAGCCGCTCCGCCTGCAGACCGTGATCCACGCTCCGACCGAGCGCGTCACCGAGATCCTCCGCGAGCACGAGGAGGTCAAGCGCCTGTTCGACAACGGCTGGATCGACCTGTCGGTGATGGACCCGACGAAAGACGACGACGTGTTCCACTACGAAGGCGACCTGGAGTGGGAGCCGAAACTGCCGGTTCCCGTCGCTCGCTGA
- a CDS encoding PKD domain-containing protein, with protein MYTIRDLDRDRALARGQFDAGTDRRDVTVKLAPPITRDIEVAVSLYPPEGGSSLARDTAEVSVSGDTAFLDGMSVTRVDAEPDAGFNYPYFLYAPTVVEGESGGPVLVEPNNTGSATDDFEKHEEDARLVASRGLSRDISDRLGVPMLVPVFPRPRSDPVDGDHYVHQLDRDTMLLDDGPLERVDLQLLRMVDHARERLAEESFPVGEDIILNGFSASGNFVDRFTLLHPDRVLSVTAGGLNGMAMLPLEEAKGRTLNFHVGVADVEELTGEPFDPEALDEVNQFLYMGSEDANDTIPYTDAWTSDELRETALSVYGEEMIEDRFPYCQTAYERAGIDAQFRVYDGAGHTPRPALEDIVAFHRLSIDGEDVSDFGERLGLRASVRHIPTTPDVGETIEFDATESEPPRGEILAYTWQFEDGETAAGPVVEHAFDQPGEYTVTLTVVDDAGRAAEAETAVRVPVQVTESDPGDDGVADAPENESDVGDGVENRTAEGSREDQTADDSTPNQTGDDSTPNQTGDGSTPNQTADDSTPNQTDDDSTGNRTTDRNTTSDEDSETDDADVGDSETPGFGIEAAVASVGGLAYALDRRVNDDAEE; from the coding sequence ATGTACACGATCCGGGACCTCGACCGCGACAGAGCGCTCGCGAGGGGCCAGTTCGATGCCGGTACCGATCGTCGGGACGTCACCGTCAAGCTCGCTCCGCCGATCACGCGAGATATCGAGGTTGCGGTCTCGCTGTACCCGCCCGAAGGCGGAAGCTCGCTCGCGAGGGACACGGCCGAGGTCTCCGTTTCGGGCGACACCGCGTTTCTGGACGGGATGTCGGTGACGCGCGTCGACGCCGAACCGGATGCCGGGTTCAACTATCCGTACTTTCTCTACGCCCCCACTGTCGTCGAAGGTGAATCCGGGGGCCCCGTGCTCGTCGAACCGAACAACACGGGAAGCGCCACTGACGACTTCGAGAAGCACGAAGAAGACGCCAGACTGGTCGCTAGCCGAGGACTCTCTCGGGATATCTCCGACCGGCTCGGAGTGCCGATGCTCGTCCCGGTGTTCCCCCGGCCGCGTTCGGATCCCGTTGACGGTGACCACTACGTCCACCAGCTCGATCGGGACACGATGCTGCTCGACGACGGACCGCTCGAACGCGTCGATCTCCAGTTGTTGCGGATGGTCGACCACGCCCGAGAGCGGCTCGCCGAGGAGTCGTTCCCCGTCGGCGAGGACATCATCCTCAACGGCTTCTCCGCGTCGGGGAACTTCGTCGACCGGTTTACCCTCCTTCATCCCGACCGCGTGCTGTCGGTGACCGCCGGCGGCCTGAACGGGATGGCGATGCTCCCGCTGGAGGAGGCGAAGGGACGCACGCTGAACTTCCACGTCGGCGTCGCCGACGTCGAGGAACTGACCGGCGAACCGTTCGATCCGGAGGCGCTCGACGAGGTCAACCAGTTCCTCTACATGGGAAGCGAGGACGCGAACGATACGATTCCCTACACCGACGCGTGGACCAGCGACGAACTGCGCGAAACCGCGCTGTCGGTGTACGGCGAGGAGATGATCGAGGACCGGTTCCCGTACTGCCAGACCGCTTACGAACGGGCGGGGATCGACGCTCAGTTCCGGGTGTACGACGGAGCCGGCCACACGCCGAGACCGGCGCTGGAGGATATCGTCGCGTTCCACAGGCTCAGCATCGACGGCGAGGACGTGAGCGACTTCGGCGAACGGCTCGGACTGCGCGCGTCCGTACGTCACATCCCGACGACCCCGGACGTCGGAGAGACCATCGAGTTCGACGCCACCGAATCCGAACCGCCGCGAGGCGAGATCCTCGCGTACACGTGGCAGTTCGAAGACGGCGAAACAGCCGCCGGGCCGGTCGTCGAGCACGCGTTCGACCAGCCGGGAGAGTACACGGTCACGCTCACCGTCGTCGACGACGCCGGACGAGCCGCCGAGGCCGAAACGGCTGTGCGAGTGCCGGTGCAGGTGACCGAATCGGACCCCGGTGACGACGGCGTTGCCGACGCCCCGGAGAACGAATCGGACGTCGGAGACGGGGTGGAGAACCGGACCGCGGAAGGGAGCAGGGAGGACCAGACCGCCGACGACAGCACACCAAACCAGACGGGCGACGATAGCACGCCAAACCAGACGGGCGACGGCAGTACGCCAAACCAGACCGCCGACGACAGCACGCCAAACCAGACCGACGACGATAGTACGGGTAATCGGACGACCGACCGCAACACGACTAGCGATGAAGATTCCGAGACGGACGACGCCGACGTTGGCGATTCGGAAACGCCCGGTTTCGGCATCGAGGCCGCAGTAGCGAGCGTCGGAGGACTGGCGTACGCCCTCGACCGACGTGTGAACGATGATGCCGAGGAGTGA
- a CDS encoding A/G-specific adenine glycosylase has protein sequence MSESPGTVPEDPSAVQRALVEWYEADHRSFPWRETTDPYEILVSEVMSQQTQLSRVETAWAEFLDRWPTATELAAADRSDVVAFWTDHSLGYNNRAKYLHEAAGQVVEEFDGEFPETPEGLQELQGVGPYTANAVASFAFNNGDAVVDTNVKRVLYRAFDVPDDDAAFEDAAARLMPEGESRVWNNAIMELGGVACEKTPSCDEAGCPWREWCRAYETGDFTAPDVPTQPSFEGSRRQMRGRVISTLKEYDELELDELGPRVRVDYAPEGEYGREWLRGLLADLADDGLVDVDDEGDTVARLRR, from the coding sequence ATGAGCGAGTCGCCGGGCACGGTCCCCGAGGATCCGAGCGCCGTCCAGCGGGCCCTCGTCGAGTGGTACGAGGCCGACCACCGGTCGTTCCCGTGGCGGGAGACGACCGATCCCTACGAGATCCTCGTCTCCGAGGTGATGAGCCAGCAGACCCAGCTCTCGCGCGTCGAGACGGCCTGGGCCGAGTTCCTCGATCGGTGGCCGACCGCGACGGAGCTGGCGGCCGCCGACCGCTCCGATGTCGTGGCGTTCTGGACCGACCACAGCCTCGGCTACAACAACCGCGCGAAATATCTCCACGAGGCCGCCGGGCAGGTCGTCGAGGAATTCGACGGCGAGTTTCCCGAGACGCCCGAGGGCCTGCAGGAGCTCCAGGGCGTCGGCCCCTACACCGCCAACGCCGTCGCGAGCTTCGCGTTCAACAACGGCGACGCCGTCGTCGACACGAACGTCAAGCGCGTGCTGTATCGGGCGTTCGACGTGCCCGACGACGACGCCGCGTTCGAGGACGCCGCCGCTCGACTCATGCCCGAGGGGGAGTCCCGCGTCTGGAACAACGCGATCATGGAGCTCGGCGGCGTCGCCTGCGAGAAGACGCCGTCCTGCGACGAGGCGGGTTGCCCCTGGCGCGAGTGGTGTCGCGCCTACGAGACGGGCGATTTCACCGCGCCGGACGTTCCGACCCAGCCGAGCTTCGAGGGGAGTCGGCGCCAGATGCGGGGGCGCGTGATTTCGACGCTCAAGGAGTACGACGAACTCGAGTTGGACGAACTCGGGCCGAGAGTTCGCGTCGACTACGCGCCGGAGGGCGAGTACGGCCGCGAGTGGCTCCGCGGCTTGCTCGCCGATCTCGCCGACGACGGGCTCGTCGACGTCGACGACGAGGGCGACACCGTTGCCCGGCTGCGGCGGTGA
- a CDS encoding histidine kinase N-terminal 7TM domain-containing protein, with amino-acid sequence MALEYTHYVVPYALALAISLALIARLWGYRDRRGAMGFLFDVVGLLVLSIVYILQLVSTDLGAKLFWWNWRFVPMSFMAAGYMITAIEYTDHEDWLTYRTGAAIAAVPAVSQLFVWTNDVHGLFYGYEYDAATNLLVPQFGPLYWLFAAVAVGYLAVGVALLLKLSLAQRAYVTQASLLVGSILLVVAGEIVWWLGLVPVDPLPLTSTVKVVVFLFAVARFELLDIVPVARDKVVEIMRDPVLVVDRTNRIVDVNAAGRRLVDDPNPVRKSVSAVFDESIVTVVDERLRAEIGIDVDGQERQFDFQSTPLYDNAGARSGRLLVFRDITELKRREEELSILNRIVRHDIRNDMTIIRGRADLLAEHVDDAGKEHLDAMNESSQHVVELTENVGALMAAITGDESIEVEPVDAVGVFRTQLEQARQRFDDAEFSIEGELPDGCYVEANEMLSSVFTNLFNNAVQHHDDPPCRVRVSVERDDATLRIEVADDGPGIPESRRKEIFGRGEKGMDSTGTGVGLYLVDTLIDQYGGEISVAESESGGALFVIELPLVEAPPGRRSEPSTEPAASNATPASGDADAPPTPGDDVPTTPDPDE; translated from the coding sequence ATGGCACTCGAGTACACCCACTACGTCGTCCCGTACGCGCTCGCGCTGGCGATCAGCCTCGCGCTGATCGCGAGGCTGTGGGGCTACCGCGATCGCCGCGGGGCGATGGGGTTTCTGTTCGACGTCGTCGGACTCCTCGTCCTGTCGATCGTGTACATCCTCCAGCTCGTCTCGACGGACCTCGGCGCCAAGCTGTTCTGGTGGAACTGGCGGTTCGTCCCGATGTCGTTCATGGCCGCGGGGTACATGATCACCGCGATCGAGTACACCGACCACGAGGACTGGCTCACCTACCGCACCGGCGCGGCGATCGCGGCCGTGCCGGCCGTCTCGCAGCTGTTCGTCTGGACGAACGACGTTCACGGTCTGTTTTACGGCTACGAGTACGACGCCGCCACGAACCTGCTGGTCCCCCAGTTCGGGCCGCTGTACTGGCTGTTCGCCGCGGTCGCGGTCGGCTACCTCGCCGTCGGCGTCGCGCTGCTGTTGAAGCTCTCGCTGGCCCAGCGAGCCTACGTCACGCAGGCGTCGTTGCTGGTCGGCAGCATCCTCCTCGTCGTCGCCGGCGAGATCGTCTGGTGGCTCGGTCTGGTTCCCGTCGACCCGTTGCCCCTTACGAGCACGGTGAAAGTCGTCGTGTTCCTGTTCGCCGTCGCTCGCTTCGAGCTGCTCGACATCGTCCCCGTGGCCCGGGACAAGGTCGTCGAGATCATGCGCGATCCGGTGCTCGTCGTCGACCGGACGAACCGGATCGTCGACGTCAACGCCGCGGGACGGCGGCTCGTCGACGATCCGAACCCGGTCCGCAAGTCGGTCTCGGCGGTGTTCGACGAATCGATCGTCACCGTCGTCGACGAACGACTTCGCGCTGAGATCGGGATCGACGTCGACGGGCAGGAGCGCCAGTTCGACTTCCAGAGCACGCCGCTGTACGACAACGCCGGCGCGCGGAGCGGTCGACTGCTCGTCTTCCGCGATATAACCGAACTCAAGCGCCGCGAGGAGGAGCTGTCGATTCTGAATCGCATCGTCCGCCACGACATCAGAAACGACATGACGATCATCCGGGGACGGGCAGATCTCCTCGCGGAGCACGTCGACGACGCCGGAAAGGAACATCTCGACGCGATGAACGAGAGCAGCCAGCACGTCGTCGAGCTGACCGAGAACGTCGGCGCCCTGATGGCCGCGATCACCGGCGACGAGTCGATCGAGGTCGAACCGGTCGACGCGGTCGGCGTGTTCCGGACGCAACTGGAGCAGGCGCGCCAGCGCTTCGACGACGCCGAGTTTTCGATCGAGGGCGAGCTTCCCGACGGCTGCTACGTCGAGGCCAACGAGATGCTCTCGTCGGTGTTCACGAACCTGTTCAACAACGCCGTCCAGCACCACGACGATCCGCCCTGTCGCGTCCGCGTCTCGGTCGAGCGCGACGACGCGACGCTGCGCATCGAGGTCGCCGACGACGGACCGGGGATTCCGGAATCGCGGCGCAAGGAGATCTTCGGCCGCGGCGAGAAGGGGATGGACAGCACCGGGACCGGCGTCGGGCTGTATCTCGTCGACACGCTGATCGACCAGTACGGCGGCGAGATTTCGGTGGCGGAGAGCGAGTCTGGAGGTGCGCTGTTCGTCATCGAACTCCCGCTGGTCGAGGCTCCGCCGGGACGCCGTTCCGAGCCGTCGACCGAACCGGCGGCGTCGAACGCCACTCCGGCGTCTGGCGACGCCGACGCGCCGCCCACACCCGGCGACGACGTTCCGACGACGCCCGATCCCGACGAGTGA
- a CDS encoding cupin domain-containing protein, producing MYSKVSVDEIEAREVEGIEPTLRAVGYETRPDEMRPSVWEFEEGEENNRHYHEHQEELYLVLEGRFHVSVGEEGFEIETGDVLVVEPSAERQLTALEPARLFVVGAPNEADDAVVVE from the coding sequence ATGTACTCGAAGGTCAGCGTCGACGAGATCGAGGCGCGGGAGGTCGAGGGGATCGAACCGACGCTCAGGGCGGTCGGCTACGAAACGCGACCCGACGAGATGCGCCCGAGCGTCTGGGAGTTCGAGGAAGGCGAGGAGAACAACCGCCACTACCACGAGCACCAGGAGGAACTGTACCTCGTGCTGGAGGGCCGCTTTCACGTCTCGGTCGGCGAGGAAGGGTTCGAGATCGAGACGGGCGACGTGCTGGTCGTCGAGCCGTCGGCCGAGCGTCAGCTGACGGCGCTGGAACCCGCGCGCCTGTTCGTCGTCGGCGCCCCGAACGAGGCCGACGACGCGGTGGTCGTCGAGTAG